The following coding sequences lie in one Gloeomargarita sp. SKYB120 genomic window:
- a CDS encoding isoprenylcysteine carboxylmethyltransferase family protein, translating into MHRLAEWGFGPDWWRNQRGEYWVIGQAVVSVGFLLLPVGRIEPFPQPLRWGGAAVLGSIAAVLGSAGIWQLGENLTPLPQPKEGGQLVTTGVYRWVRHPIYSSVIFLALAYAVWRASWTHLLGTGVLFLFFDRKAAQEEAWLTAKFPEYETCRQQVKKLIPGLY; encoded by the coding sequence ATGCACAGGTTAGCGGAATGGGGCTTTGGTCCAGACTGGTGGCGCAATCAACGGGGTGAATACTGGGTGATTGGTCAAGCAGTGGTGAGCGTGGGGTTTCTCCTGTTGCCGGTGGGACGCATCGAGCCGTTTCCGCAACCGTTGCGCTGGGGTGGGGCTGCGGTGTTGGGAAGCATCGCCGCCGTCTTGGGGAGCGCTGGCATCTGGCAATTGGGAGAAAATCTGACGCCTTTGCCCCAGCCGAAGGAAGGTGGGCAATTGGTAACGACGGGCGTTTATCGCTGGGTGCGCCATCCCATCTACAGCAGCGTGATTTTCCTGGCGTTGGCCTATGCAGTTTGGCGAGCTAGTTGGACGCACCTGCTGGGCACAGGCGTGTTGTTCCTGTTTTTCGACCGCAAGGCCGCCCAGGAAGAGGCATGGTTGACAGCTAAATTCCCTGAGTACGAGACCTGCCGCCAGCAGGTGAAAAAACTGATTCCTGGTCTCTACTGA
- a CDS encoding VOC family protein, which translates to MAIAGQYHHVAIRTGDIHRAIAFYEALGFQVTERFTAGITLACWLEGLGTRLELMQVPIPRPAPDAFGDEHYVGYYHLSLLVPDVGQCLAQLEQRLGTAPAILLPPTEQQIGSHRYRVAFIQDADGLPIELMSPLQ; encoded by the coding sequence ATGGCAATTGCAGGACAGTATCATCACGTAGCGATTCGGACGGGCGACATTCACCGGGCTATTGCGTTTTATGAAGCCTTGGGGTTTCAGGTCACGGAGCGCTTCACGGCGGGCATCACGCTGGCTTGCTGGCTCGAAGGACTCGGAACCCGTCTGGAACTAATGCAGGTGCCCATTCCCCGACCTGCGCCTGATGCCTTTGGCGATGAACATTACGTGGGCTATTACCACCTGTCATTGCTGGTGCCGGATGTAGGGCAATGTTTGGCGCAACTAGAGCAGCGATTGGGAACCGCACCGGCGATCTTGTTACCCCCGACGGAGCAGCAAATTGGCTCGCACCGGTATCGCGTGGCCTTTATTCAGGACGCTGACGGCTTGCCGATTGAACTGATGTCGCCGCTTCAGTAG
- the gcvP gene encoding aminomethyl-transferring glycine dehydrogenase has product MTDTFLARHIGPTPDEQAAMLRFLGCQSLDELIDQAMPATLRTTTPLQIPPAQTEYEALATLKRMAQRNQVWKSYQGMGYYGCITPPVIQRNILENPGWYTAYTPYQAEIAQGRLEALFNFQTLITELTGLEIANASLLDEATAAAEAMFLCYQAHQQQRRTFWVDAHCWPQTLAVLQTRAEALGINLRIAPLNQFALDDTTCGCLWQSPNCYGALVNPEAVVAQAKAVGALTVMAADILSLVLLKPPGAWGVDIAIGSTQRLGVPLGYGGPHAAYFATRELYKRLVPGRIVGLSKDRQGRPALRLALQTREQHIRRERATSNICTAQVLLAVVASMYAVYHGPEGLKRIAEDIHQKARVLAIGCKQLGYRLRSPVFFDTVFLELHPEQRDALQRRFAEAQINLNWFYPEGVGISLDETTTWADVQQLLRLLSSQPASPLQLEMLKAQTTTDDLAGWRRTDAFLRQPVFHQYHSETEFLRYVCRLERRDLSLTTAMMPLGSCTMKLNATSEMLPISWPEWNQIHPFAPLEQTQGYQQLFQELAAWLADITGLPGVSFQPNAGSQGELTGLLVIRKYHQQRGEAQRRVCLIPQSAHGTNPASAVMAGLQVVPVACDQQGNVDIDDLRRKAEQYADQLAALMLTYPSTHGVFETGVQELCEIVHHYGGQVYLDGANLNALVGLCRPGELGFDVCHVNLHKTFCIPHGGGGPGMGPIAVAAHLRDFLPTHPVIPTGGSQSIGTVAAAPWSSASILPISWMYIAMMGADGLTQATRVAILNANYIAQRLDPYFPVLYRGKNGWVAHECILDLRPLKAQTGVDVEDVAKRLMDYGFHAPTVSWPVAGTMMVEPTESESLAELDRFCEAMIGIYHEAMAIARGEADPKDNLLKNAPHPAEVLITDHWTHPYSREQAAYPVPRLRTSKFWPPVARIDNAYGDRHLVCSCPSVDEFSLG; this is encoded by the coding sequence ATGACGGATACGTTTTTAGCGCGTCACATCGGCCCGACGCCGGACGAGCAAGCAGCTATGTTGCGCTTTTTGGGCTGTCAGAGCCTGGACGAGTTGATAGACCAGGCCATGCCGGCGACCCTGCGCACGACCACGCCATTGCAGATTCCGCCTGCCCAAACGGAGTACGAAGCACTGGCGACCCTGAAACGCATGGCCCAGCGCAACCAGGTGTGGAAGAGTTACCAGGGCATGGGGTACTACGGGTGCATTACGCCGCCGGTTATTCAGCGCAACATCTTGGAAAATCCAGGCTGGTACACGGCTTACACCCCCTACCAAGCGGAGATTGCCCAGGGACGGCTGGAAGCGCTGTTTAATTTCCAGACCTTGATTACGGAACTGACGGGGTTGGAAATTGCCAATGCGTCGTTGCTGGATGAGGCGACGGCGGCGGCGGAAGCCATGTTTTTGTGCTACCAGGCTCACCAGCAACAGCGCCGGACGTTTTGGGTGGATGCTCACTGCTGGCCCCAGACGCTGGCGGTGCTCCAAACCCGCGCCGAAGCTTTAGGCATCAACCTGCGCATCGCTCCCTTAAACCAGTTCGCTTTGGACGACACCACCTGTGGGTGTCTGTGGCAATCGCCCAACTGTTACGGGGCGCTGGTGAACCCAGAAGCAGTGGTTGCCCAAGCCAAGGCGGTGGGAGCGCTCACAGTTATGGCGGCGGATATTCTGAGCTTGGTGTTGCTGAAACCGCCGGGTGCTTGGGGCGTGGACATCGCGATTGGGAGTACGCAACGGTTAGGGGTGCCCTTGGGGTATGGGGGACCGCACGCGGCTTACTTCGCCACGCGGGAGCTGTACAAGCGGCTGGTGCCAGGGCGAATTGTGGGCTTGTCTAAGGACCGGCAAGGACGGCCTGCCTTGCGATTGGCGCTGCAAACGCGAGAGCAACACATCCGGCGAGAACGGGCCACGAGCAATATCTGCACGGCGCAGGTGTTGCTAGCAGTGGTCGCAAGCATGTACGCGGTCTATCACGGGCCGGAGGGACTGAAACGTATTGCTGAAGACATCCATCAGAAGGCACGAGTGCTGGCCATCGGGTGCAAACAATTGGGCTATCGGCTGCGGTCGCCGGTTTTCTTTGACACGGTGTTTCTCGAACTCCACCCTGAACAGCGGGATGCCCTGCAACGGCGTTTTGCGGAGGCCCAGATCAATCTGAATTGGTTTTATCCGGAGGGCGTGGGCATCAGCCTGGACGAAACCACCACCTGGGCCGATGTGCAGCAATTGCTGAGGCTGTTGAGCAGTCAACCAGCGTCGCCCTTGCAGTTAGAGATGCTGAAGGCGCAAACGACCACTGATGACTTGGCTGGTTGGAGACGCACTGATGCATTTCTGCGGCAACCCGTCTTTCATCAATACCACTCGGAAACGGAATTTTTACGGTACGTGTGCCGGCTGGAGCGGCGGGATTTGTCCTTGACTACAGCGATGATGCCCCTGGGGTCCTGCACGATGAAGCTGAATGCCACCAGTGAAATGCTGCCCATTTCCTGGCCGGAATGGAATCAAATTCATCCGTTTGCGCCCTTGGAACAAACGCAGGGATACCAGCAGTTGTTTCAGGAGCTGGCGGCCTGGCTGGCGGACATCACGGGGTTGCCGGGGGTGTCGTTTCAACCCAACGCCGGCTCGCAGGGGGAACTGACGGGGTTGCTGGTCATTCGCAAGTACCACCAGCAGCGCGGTGAAGCCCAACGGCGGGTGTGTTTGATTCCCCAGTCAGCTCATGGGACGAATCCGGCCAGCGCGGTGATGGCGGGTTTGCAGGTGGTGCCGGTAGCCTGTGACCAGCAGGGAAATGTGGATATTGATGATTTGCGCCGCAAAGCCGAACAGTATGCCGACCAACTGGCGGCCCTGATGCTGACCTACCCATCCACCCATGGGGTGTTTGAAACCGGCGTGCAGGAGTTATGCGAGATCGTCCATCACTACGGCGGGCAAGTGTACTTAGACGGGGCGAATTTGAACGCGCTGGTAGGCTTGTGTCGTCCGGGCGAGCTGGGCTTCGATGTGTGTCATGTGAATTTGCACAAGACGTTTTGCATTCCCCACGGAGGCGGTGGACCAGGGATGGGCCCGATTGCGGTGGCAGCGCACCTGCGGGATTTCTTGCCGACGCATCCGGTGATTCCCACCGGTGGTTCCCAGAGCATTGGGACGGTGGCGGCGGCCCCCTGGAGTAGCGCCAGTATCTTGCCCATTTCCTGGATGTATATCGCCATGATGGGGGCGGACGGATTGACCCAGGCGACGCGGGTGGCGATTCTCAACGCCAATTACATTGCCCAGCGACTCGACCCCTATTTCCCCGTGCTCTATCGCGGTAAAAACGGCTGGGTAGCCCACGAGTGCATCCTGGACCTGCGCCCCTTGAAGGCCCAAACCGGCGTGGACGTTGAAGATGTGGCCAAGCGCTTGATGGACTATGGGTTCCATGCACCGACGGTGTCCTGGCCGGTGGCAGGGACGATGATGGTGGAACCTACCGAAAGCGAATCCTTAGCGGAACTGGACCGGTTTTGCGAGGCCATGATTGGCATCTATCACGAGGCGATGGCGATTGCCCGGGGGGAAGCAGACCCCAAGGACAACCTGCTCAAGAATGCGCCGCACCCGGCCGAAGTCTTGATCACCGACCACTGGACGCATCCCTACAGCCGGGAACAGGCGGCGTATCCGGTGCCGAGATTACGCACGTCCAAGTTCTGGCCGCCGGTGGCCCGCATTGACAACGCCTACGGAGACCGCCATCTGGTCTGTAGTTGCCCATCAGTGGATGAGTTCTCCCTGGGTTGA
- the priA gene encoding primosomal protein N', translating to MSSPWVEVLVDVPGTAEVLTYAAADALPGDVVQVPVGARTVLGLVLGWLNELPPALPPAQVKPVTAVVHRQLFPPDYAPLLQKVADYYQVSLASVWRLALPPGVFRRSQTRIRLATTEIPAHLSKRAHQVWELLRQGSGDYSRRYIEQQAPGCQSALRELTKKGVITSYCTFPPSPQTQYRTCVTLIGESSTPLTPAQKRVVAWLRHQGGEAWLTDVQQQAKTSTTTLRKLAELGVIALDKRPWLRREMQVVAPDQPRHLTLAQRKAVDHILRAIDAGAYTEILLHGVTGSGKTEVYLQAITEVIRRGRQALVLLPEIGLTPQVTDRFRARLGAQVWVYHSGLSAGERYDTWRAIWQGEATVVIGTRSAVFAPLPQLGLVVLDEEHDASFKQSQMAPCYHAQTVARWRAQMAHCPIVLGSATPSAETWHRLGGSANYLVLPERIPPRPLPPIHLVDMRTELAQHNFSLFSRLVQQKLVERVSRGEQVMIFVPRRGHSTFVSCRACGYVLECPRCDVSMTYHQEHPEQIPLLYCHYCNWRQGLPQRCPACGSPYFKHFGCGTQRVVQELQRLWPRWRVLRYDRDSTSTKGAHRDILTQFQAGDADVLVGTQMLTKGLDLPQVTLVVVLAADGLLHLADFRAQERAAQTFLQVAGRAGRGDQPGEVIIQTYNPDHPVLQAVRAYDYAGLMRRELQQRQELGYPPWGRLVLLRFSGLDAHRVQHTAERLAVQLQAGPWECIGPAPAFIPRVANRYRWQLLLKQTAEETPWPDLRPLHRLCPQDVQLLIDVDPWELL from the coding sequence ATGAGTTCTCCCTGGGTTGAAGTCCTGGTGGACGTTCCGGGCACAGCGGAGGTGCTTACTTACGCAGCCGCAGACGCCCTGCCGGGAGACGTGGTGCAAGTCCCGGTGGGGGCCCGGACAGTTTTGGGGCTGGTGCTGGGTTGGCTAAACGAATTGCCGCCGGCATTGCCGCCCGCCCAAGTGAAACCGGTTACAGCCGTCGTACATCGCCAGTTGTTTCCGCCGGATTACGCGCCTTTGTTGCAAAAAGTTGCCGATTACTACCAGGTGTCCCTGGCATCGGTCTGGCGCTTGGCTTTGCCCCCTGGGGTGTTCCGGCGCAGTCAAACCCGTATCCGGCTAGCGACTACCGAGATACCGGCCCATCTATCTAAAAGGGCGCACCAAGTGTGGGAACTCCTGCGCCAGGGGAGCGGGGATTACAGCCGCCGGTACATAGAGCAACAGGCGCCCGGTTGCCAGAGCGCTCTGCGGGAGTTGACCAAAAAGGGTGTGATTACGTCCTACTGCACCTTTCCACCGTCGCCCCAGACCCAGTACCGCACCTGCGTGACGTTGATAGGCGAAAGCTCAACCCCCTTGACCCCGGCGCAAAAACGGGTGGTGGCTTGGCTGCGGCACCAGGGGGGTGAAGCGTGGCTGACAGACGTCCAGCAGCAGGCAAAAACCAGCACGACCACGCTGCGGAAACTGGCGGAATTGGGTGTGATTGCCCTGGATAAACGGCCCTGGTTACGGCGGGAAATGCAAGTAGTGGCTCCTGACCAACCCCGTCACCTGACACTGGCACAACGAAAGGCCGTTGACCACATCCTACGAGCGATTGACGCCGGTGCCTACACCGAAATCCTGCTGCACGGGGTCACGGGTTCCGGCAAGACGGAGGTGTATTTGCAGGCGATTACTGAAGTGATTCGCCGGGGCCGGCAAGCGCTGGTGTTGTTGCCAGAAATTGGTCTAACGCCCCAGGTAACCGACCGGTTCCGGGCGCGGTTGGGAGCGCAGGTGTGGGTCTATCACAGCGGGCTATCGGCGGGGGAGCGCTACGACACGTGGCGGGCCATCTGGCAAGGAGAAGCCACCGTCGTGATTGGCACGCGCTCAGCCGTGTTTGCCCCCTTGCCCCAGTTGGGCCTGGTGGTGTTGGACGAAGAGCACGATGCCAGTTTCAAGCAAAGCCAAATGGCGCCCTGTTATCACGCCCAGACAGTGGCGCGGTGGCGAGCGCAAATGGCCCACTGTCCGATAGTGCTAGGTTCGGCCACCCCTAGCGCTGAGACGTGGCATCGCTTGGGGGGAAGTGCGAATTACCTGGTTCTGCCGGAGCGGATTCCCCCCCGTCCCTTGCCGCCGATTCACCTGGTGGATATGCGCACGGAGTTGGCCCAGCACAATTTTTCGCTCTTTAGCCGGCTGGTGCAGCAGAAGCTGGTCGAGCGGGTGTCACGGGGCGAACAGGTGATGATATTCGTTCCACGCCGGGGTCATAGCACCTTTGTGTCCTGTCGCGCCTGCGGTTACGTCCTGGAATGTCCCCGCTGTGACGTGTCCATGACCTATCACCAGGAGCATCCCGAACAAATCCCCCTGCTGTATTGCCACTACTGCAACTGGCGCCAGGGATTGCCCCAGCGCTGTCCAGCCTGCGGGTCACCCTATTTCAAACACTTTGGCTGTGGGACGCAGCGGGTGGTGCAGGAACTCCAGCGGCTCTGGCCCCGATGGCGGGTGTTGCGTTACGACCGGGACAGCACCAGTACCAAGGGCGCGCACCGGGACATTCTGACGCAATTTCAAGCAGGGGATGCCGACGTGCTGGTGGGAACGCAGATGTTGACCAAGGGCCTAGATTTGCCGCAGGTGACGCTGGTGGTGGTGTTAGCTGCCGATGGACTGTTACACCTGGCGGACTTTCGAGCGCAAGAACGGGCAGCCCAAACGTTTTTGCAAGTGGCGGGACGTGCAGGCCGGGGTGACCAACCAGGCGAAGTCATTATCCAGACCTACAACCCTGACCATCCCGTGCTGCAAGCGGTGCGAGCGTATGACTATGCAGGGCTGATGCGCCGGGAATTGCAGCAGCGCCAGGAGTTGGGCTATCCCCCTTGGGGCCGCTTGGTGCTGTTGCGCTTTAGTGGGCTGGACGCGCATCGCGTGCAACACACAGCCGAACGGTTGGCCGTCCAGTTGCAAGCAGGTCCCTGGGAGTGTATCGGCCCTGCGCCGGCGTTTATCCCCCGTGTGGCCAATCGCTATCGCTGGCAGTTGCTGTTGAAACAAACGGCAGAAGAAACTCCCTGGCCTGATTTGCGCCCCTTGCACCGCCTATGCCCCCAAGATGTGCAGTTACTGATAGACGTGGACCCTTGGGAATTGCTGTAG
- a CDS encoding methyltransferase domain-containing protein, translated as MNDALARMYRYRLPFLQGELAGLPERLTLADLRGLDHYHYCGTSAIDHAIERLGITAQSHVLDIGAGVGGTARYLAERVGCQVTGLELQPCLCQMAVELTERTGLADRVRFLQGDVLQGVPGQYDAWLSLLVFLHIPDRHRLFAQCAAVLKPGGRFYIEDYVQLQPLTPRERETLAQMVACPTLPTLEQYQTHLQQAGFAQIAWENVTPLWRDWVQQRYVAFQAQQNHYRQKHGDELVESYLAFYQAVAELFAGGNVGGVRIWGRRNDSEAT; from the coding sequence ATGAACGACGCCCTCGCCCGCATGTATCGCTACCGTTTGCCCTTTTTACAGGGGGAATTGGCCGGTTTGCCGGAGCGACTGACGCTGGCGGATCTGCGGGGTCTGGACCACTACCACTACTGCGGCACGAGCGCTATTGACCACGCTATCGAACGGCTGGGGATCACCGCGCAATCCCACGTGCTGGACATCGGGGCAGGCGTCGGCGGCACGGCGCGTTACCTCGCTGAGCGGGTGGGGTGTCAGGTCACCGGTTTAGAGCTGCAACCCTGTCTGTGCCAGATGGCCGTTGAACTCACCGAGCGCACCGGCTTGGCCGACCGAGTCCGGTTTCTGCAGGGCGATGTTCTCCAGGGCGTGCCGGGACAGTACGATGCTTGGCTCTCGCTGCTGGTTTTTCTGCACATCCCCGACCGTCACCGCTTGTTTGCCCAGTGTGCGGCGGTGTTGAAACCCGGCGGGCGTTTTTACATCGAAGACTACGTGCAACTGCAACCCCTAACGCCCCGTGAGCGCGAGACCCTAGCCCAAATGGTCGCCTGTCCCACCTTACCCACCCTCGAGCAGTACCAAACCCATTTGCAGCAGGCCGGCTTTGCCCAGATTGCCTGGGAAAACGTCACCCCCCTATGGCGCGATTGGGTGCAACAGCGGTATGTCGCCTTTCAGGCGCAGCAAAACCACTACCGTCAAAAACACGGCGACGAACTAGTGGAGAGCTATTTAGCCTTTTACCAAGCGGTTGCCGAGCTTTTTGCAGGGGGCAATGTGGGTGGTGTCCGCATATGGGGACGGCGAAATGACAGCGAGGCCACTTGA
- the aspS gene encoding aspartate--tRNA ligase — MRSHLCGQLGAAEIGQTVQLCGWVEHCRDHGGVIFFDLRDYSGRVQIVSDPERTPQSYPLAQQLRLESVVQVKGTVSQRPPGSENPRLATGAIEIYATELQILNPVTRALPFAVSGSEPVREELRLKYRYLALRGDKLQQNLRLRHRVVQCIRRYLEDQLGFLEVETPMLTRSTPEGARDYLVPSRIYPGQCYALPQSPQLFKQLLMVSGCDRYYQIARCFRDEDLRADRQPEFTQLDMELSFVSLEDMLRLNEELVCHVLYKIKGIQLPRPFPRLTYQQALDQYGTDRPDTRFDLRLVDVSDVLADCGFRVFREAVQSGGIVKVLPVPATQAQTIANVRIKPGGDLFRLVTEAGAKGLAYIRVREGYELDTIGAIKDHLTDTQKQALLERTQARPGDLLLFGAGPAPVVNKSLDHLRQHLGQEFQLMDPDAIALVWVVDFPLVEWNPDEQRYEALHHPFTAPHPDDVEHLERARALAYDLVWNGTELGGGSLRNYQRPIQEKIFQLIGLTPAEYEEKFGFLLEALEYGAPPHGGIAYGLDRWVMLLAGADSIREVMAFPKTQQARDLLTNAPAPVAPEQLQELHVRFELPQDA; from the coding sequence ATGCGCAGTCATCTCTGTGGGCAACTGGGGGCTGCTGAAATCGGCCAGACGGTGCAACTGTGCGGCTGGGTCGAACATTGCCGCGACCACGGGGGCGTCATCTTTTTTGACCTGCGGGATTACAGCGGGCGCGTCCAGATTGTCAGCGACCCGGAGCGCACGCCCCAGTCCTATCCCCTGGCCCAGCAGTTGCGCCTGGAATCGGTGGTGCAGGTCAAGGGAACCGTCAGCCAGCGACCGCCCGGCTCAGAAAATCCCCGGCTTGCCACCGGCGCTATTGAGATTTACGCCACGGAACTGCAAATTCTCAATCCGGTCACCCGCGCCTTGCCCTTTGCCGTGAGCGGGAGTGAACCGGTGCGGGAGGAACTACGCCTGAAATATCGCTACCTGGCGCTGCGGGGGGACAAGCTCCAGCAAAACCTGCGCCTGCGTCACCGGGTGGTGCAATGCATCCGCCGCTACCTCGAAGACCAACTGGGGTTCTTGGAGGTGGAAACCCCCATGCTCACCCGTTCGACGCCGGAAGGCGCGCGGGATTACCTGGTGCCGTCACGCATTTATCCCGGCCAGTGTTATGCCCTGCCCCAATCCCCCCAACTGTTCAAGCAATTGCTCATGGTCTCCGGCTGCGACCGCTATTACCAGATCGCTCGCTGTTTTCGGGATGAGGATTTGCGCGCAGACCGCCAGCCGGAATTCACCCAGCTCGATATGGAGTTGAGTTTTGTGTCCCTCGAGGACATGCTCCGGTTGAACGAGGAGCTGGTGTGTCACGTGCTCTACAAAATCAAGGGCATCCAGTTGCCGCGTCCGTTTCCCCGCTTGACCTACCAGCAGGCACTCGACCAATACGGCACCGACCGCCCTGATACGCGGTTTGACTTGCGCCTGGTGGACGTTTCGGATGTGCTGGCTGACTGCGGGTTTCGGGTGTTTCGGGAAGCGGTGCAAAGCGGGGGCATCGTCAAAGTCCTGCCGGTGCCGGCAACCCAGGCCCAGACCATTGCCAACGTGCGCATCAAACCCGGAGGTGACCTGTTCCGGCTCGTGACGGAGGCGGGAGCGAAAGGTCTGGCCTATATCCGGGTGCGCGAGGGCTACGAACTGGACACCATTGGCGCGATAAAGGACCACCTCACAGACACCCAAAAACAAGCCCTGCTGGAGCGCACCCAGGCCCGACCGGGAGATTTGCTCCTGTTTGGGGCGGGACCGGCACCGGTGGTGAATAAATCGCTGGACCACCTGCGACAACACCTGGGGCAAGAGTTTCAGCTCATGGACCCCGACGCCATTGCTCTGGTGTGGGTGGTGGATTTTCCCCTGGTGGAGTGGAATCCCGACGAGCAGCGCTACGAAGCGCTCCATCACCCGTTTACGGCGCCCCACCCCGACGATGTGGAGCATTTAGAGCGGGCGCGCGCTTTGGCCTACGACCTGGTGTGGAACGGTACAGAACTTGGCGGCGGCAGCCTGCGCAACTACCAGCGCCCGATCCAAGAAAAAATCTTTCAGCTCATCGGGTTAACGCCCGCCGAGTACGAGGAGAAGTTTGGTTTCTTGCTGGAGGCCTTGGAGTACGGCGCGCCGCCGCACGGGGGCATTGCCTACGGCTTGGACCGCTGGGTGATGCTGCTAGCGGGAGCAGATTCGATTCGGGAGGTGATGGCCTTTCCCAAGACCCAGCAGGCGCGGGATTTGCTCACCAATGCGCCCGCGCCTGTCGCTCCCGAACAGTTGCAAGAGCTGCACGTCCGGTTTGAGTTGCCCCAGGACGCCTAA
- a CDS encoding DUF309 domain-containing protein gives MEVPPAFALAVEQFNQGEYYACHDTLEALWHEASEPHRTLYQGLLQIAVAGYHHRQGNLRGATLLLGEGLTRLRRCPELPAEWDFAALIAQAQTLLEALQQAPATPPAFTLTLPRLS, from the coding sequence ATGGAAGTGCCCCCCGCCTTTGCCCTAGCGGTTGAGCAGTTTAACCAAGGGGAGTACTACGCCTGTCACGACACCCTCGAAGCCCTGTGGCACGAGGCCAGTGAACCGCATCGCACGCTCTACCAGGGACTCCTGCAAATCGCCGTCGCTGGGTATCACCACCGTCAGGGCAATCTCCGGGGCGCTACGCTGCTGCTGGGGGAAGGATTGACCCGCTTGCGCCGTTGTCCCGAGTTACCGGCAGAATGGGACTTTGCGGCGTTGATCGCCCAAGCGCAGACCCTGCTGGAGGCCCTGCAACAGGCACCGGCGACACCCCCTGCTTTCACCCTGACCTTGCCCCGCCTATCGTGA
- a CDS encoding DoxX family protein, translated as MMVPWAMRLADFLRAEREWPVGQQVTWTLLRVVAGVVMIHNGLDKLADIPGFAEAYVQVIGLPFPIFFSYAAAWAELAGSVLVILGLATRPAALSLVVTMAVAIYHHIKVAGFGIAFLELPSLYAACFLLFTVNGAGPISLDHWLGERLTRWLQAQRLQKLDAALPKTPVGAGRS; from the coding sequence ATGATGGTGCCATGGGCGATGCGGTTAGCAGACTTTTTGCGAGCAGAGCGGGAGTGGCCGGTGGGACAGCAGGTGACCTGGACGCTGTTGCGGGTGGTGGCTGGCGTGGTCATGATTCACAATGGTTTGGACAAGCTGGCGGACATTCCGGGATTTGCGGAAGCCTATGTGCAGGTAATTGGGCTACCGTTTCCCATCTTTTTCTCCTACGCAGCGGCCTGGGCGGAGCTAGCGGGTTCCGTGCTGGTAATTCTGGGATTGGCGACCCGCCCAGCAGCCTTGAGTTTGGTTGTGACGATGGCGGTGGCGATTTATCACCACATCAAGGTGGCGGGTTTCGGGATCGCGTTTCTGGAGCTGCCCAGTTTGTATGCGGCCTGCTTCCTGCTGTTTACGGTCAACGGGGCGGGTCCCATTTCCCTGGACCACTGGCTGGGTGAGCGGTTGACCCGCTGGCTACAAGCCCAACGGCTGCAAAAGCTCGATGCAGCGCTGCCCAAGACGCCGGTGGGGGCTGGGCGTTCCTAG
- a CDS encoding response regulator — translation MPTVLLVEDVQTEAALLASYLQGEGFLVQRVASAEEAHAYLAKQKPDLIVLDVVLPGESGFELCRRLKKQPETASIPVIICSSKQGDIDKFWGMKQGASAYLTKPVNKEELIRTARSLVGRL, via the coding sequence ATGCCCACAGTCCTGCTGGTTGAGGACGTTCAGACCGAAGCGGCCCTGCTGGCCAGTTATCTCCAGGGGGAAGGGTTCTTGGTGCAACGGGTGGCCAGTGCCGAAGAGGCCCACGCTTACCTGGCCAAGCAAAAACCAGATTTGATTGTCCTCGACGTGGTCTTGCCAGGAGAAAGTGGGTTTGAACTCTGTCGCCGGCTCAAGAAGCAACCCGAGACAGCGTCCATTCCCGTCATTATCTGCTCTAGCAAGCAGGGGGACATTGACAAGTTCTGGGGGATGAAGCAGGGCGCATCGGCTTACCTCACCAAACCTGTGAACAAGGAGGAGCTAATCCGCACGGCGCGTAGCCTGGTAGGACGGCTCTGA
- a CDS encoding precorrin-8X methylmutase — MTLDPITAASFATIDREIGPHPWGWRYPEYIIIRRVIHATGDFSFKHLVHFSPHAVEFGLRALRQGAPVIADVGLVAQGIKHHLATHLPNPLVNALDLALADANGETRAANGMETALRQYPRAVVAIGNAPTALIKLCQLFPDLPAPPALVVGAPVGFVRVVEAKAMLQQTPVPRIWVAGRRGGSPIAAAIVNALIDLAVSEPSYQATRRAD, encoded by the coding sequence ATGACGTTAGACCCAATTACGGCGGCCAGCTTTGCTACGATTGACCGGGAAATTGGCCCGCATCCTTGGGGTTGGCGTTACCCCGAATACATCATCATCCGTCGCGTCATTCACGCTACGGGGGATTTCAGCTTCAAGCATCTAGTGCATTTCAGTCCCCATGCGGTGGAGTTTGGCCTGCGGGCTTTGCGCCAGGGTGCGCCGGTGATTGCCGATGTGGGACTGGTGGCCCAAGGAATTAAGCATCACCTGGCAACCCACTTGCCCAACCCCCTGGTGAACGCGCTGGACTTGGCCCTTGCCGACGCCAATGGGGAAACCCGCGCCGCCAACGGCATGGAAACGGCACTACGACAGTACCCCCGAGCGGTAGTAGCCATTGGCAATGCCCCTACGGCGCTTATCAAACTCTGTCAATTGTTCCCCGATTTGCCCGCCCCACCGGCGCTGGTGGTTGGGGCACCGGTGGGATTCGTGCGGGTGGTCGAGGCCAAAGCGATGTTGCAACAAACCCCTGTACCCCGCATCTGGGTAGCCGGACGGCGTGGCGGGTCTCCCATAGCCGCGGCCATTGTCAACGCCCTGATTGACCTAGCAGTTTCAGAGCCGTCCTACCAGGCTACGCGCCGTGCGGATTAG